One Oryza glaberrima chromosome 10, OglaRS2, whole genome shotgun sequence DNA segment encodes these proteins:
- the LOC127753145 gene encoding protein MKS1-like, whose amino-acid sequence MSPTSPRLPLPATNTAPPFKVHRGSRLIHKQPPAAASSSSSSNSSTSSASGLTTTTKNKNNAATAAAAHRPPSRQQHKQPVIIYTHSPKVIRTSPRDFMSIVQRLTGLDSARTAASHSHHDSSSSSSSADSCTNTSHHHAHAPPPPSSHSHSYVVVDPPPPPLPTTHHFIPPEIPLLARAPASDLPPALCAYAAPFVPVMSSPAATATATVFSAPDVPFPDH is encoded by the coding sequence ATGAGCCCCACCTCGCCACGCCTGCCCCTCCCCGCCACCAACACCGCGCCGCCGTTTAAAGTCCACAGGGGCTCCCGCCTCATCCACAAgcagccacccgccgccgcatcgtcctcctcctcctccaactcttccacctcctccgcctccggtctgacgacgacgacgaagaacaagaacaatgccgccaccgccgccgcagctcaccgcccgccgtcgcgcCAGCAACACAAGCAGCCAGTGATTATATACACGCACTCGCCGAAGGTGATCCGCACGAGCCCACGCGACTTCATGTCCATCGTGCAGAGGCTCACCGGACTCGACAgcgcccgcaccgccgcctcgcaCTCGCACcacgactcctcctcctcctcctccagcgccGACAGCTGCACCAACACCTCCCACCACCACGCAcacgcgccgccaccgccgtcgtcccaCTCCCACTCCTACGTCGTtgtcgatccgccgccgccgccactgccaacGACGCACCACTTCATTCCGCCGGAGATCCCACTGCTCGCGCGTGCACCAGCCTCCGACCTGCCGCCGGCTCTCTGCGCGTACGCCGCCCCGTTCGTGCCGGTGatgtcgtcgccggccgccaccgccaccgccaccgtcttcTCCGCCCCGGATGTACCGTTCCCGGATCATTAA
- the LOC127752836 gene encoding homeobox-leucine zipper protein ROC3 produces MRRMFGDCQVLSSMAAMAGASSSADALFASPLIPNPALAGFMSSSAAMPFHHFSNAAATLIPKEEGLMGGLHVAKDEEMDLEMDMELSGGSGSAHLDGLLSFADVDDDHKPQHSGHDQPPDAAQPSGAAGGNAKKKRYHRHTAHQIQQMEALFKECPHPDDKQRLKLSQELGLKPRQVKFWFQNRRTQMKAQQDRADNVILRAENENLKSDNFRLQAAIRNVVCPNCGHAAVLADMSYEEQQLRIENARLKDELDRLACIATRYGGGGGRQPVLSTSALSCISAPPPVLMPPLDLDMNVYSRHFAEQAPVMGCGDLIPPPVVPQHDGAAAYMGAMMAPVQEQDKQLVVDLAATAADQLARMCRAGEPLWVRQRGAEVMAVEEHARMFSWPVDGAKQGDGGAVARAEGTRDNAVVIMNSINLVDAFLDANKWMELFPSIVCKARTIQIINHGAASGHLGSGTLLLMQAEVQFLSPLVAAREVVFFRYCVHNADEGSWAIVDFPAEGFEEGLLQASVVRCRRRPSGCIIQDMPNGYSRVVWVEHMQMVGEEKPLQPVFRDYVASGAAFGATRWLSILQRQCERLASELARNIADLGVIRTPEARTNMMKLSQRMITTFCANISASGTQSWTALSDSTQDTIRVTTRKNTEPGQPSGVILTAVSTSWLPFTHQQVFELLADEQQRCQLEILSNGGSLHEVAHIANGSHPRNCISLLRINAASNSSQNVELLLQESSTHPDGGSLVVFATVDVDAIQVTMSGEDPSYIPLLPLGFAIFPATSPSPAAAPTISSSTTTTTGNGNGETSSTPPRNSSSNNNNADELLPPNGCLLTVGMQVLASAVPSAKLNLSSVTAINSLVCNAIHQITAALKGSAGGAGGEPASDQ; encoded by the exons ATGCGCAGGATGTTCGGGGACTGCCAGGTCCTGTCGTccatggccgccatggccggggcctcctcctccgccgacgcGCTCTTCGCCTCGCCGCTCATCCCCAACCCCGCTCTCGCCGGCTTcatgtcctcctccgccgccatgcCCTTCCACCACTTctccaacgccgccgccaccttaaTACCT AAGGAGGAGGGGTTGATGGGCGGCCTCCATGTGGCCAAGGACGAGGAGATGGACCTCGAGATGGACATGGAGCTCAGTGGCGGCTCCGGCAGCGCCCACCTCGACGGCCTCCTCAGCTtcgccgacgtcgacgacgaccacaAGCCGCAGCACAGCGGCCATGACCagccgcccgacgccgcccaGCCCAGCGGCGCCGCGGGGGGCAACGCCAAGAAGAAGCGCTACCACCGCCACACGGCGCACCAGATCCAGCAGATGGAGGC GCTGTTCAAGGAGTGCCCGCATCCGGACGACAAGCAGCGGCTGAAGCTGAGCCAGGAACTGGGCCTCAAACCTCGCCAGGTCAAGTTCTGGTTCCAGAATCGCCGGACCCAGATGAAG GCGCAGCAGGACAGGGCGGACAACGTGATTCTGCGCGCGGAGAACGAGAACCTCAAGAGCGACAACTTCCGCCTCCAGGCCGCCATCCGCAACGTCGTCTGCCCCAACtgcggccacgccgccgtcctcgccgacaTGTCCTACGAGGAGCAGCAGCTCCGCATCGAGAACGCCAGGCTCAAAGACGAG CTTGACCGCTTGGCCTGCATCGCCACccgctacggcggcggcggcggacggcagcCGGTGCTGTCGACGTCGGCCCTGAGCTGcatctcggcgccgccgccggtcctcATGCCACCGCTCGACCTCGACATGAACGTCTACTCGCGGCACTTCGCCGAGCAGGCGCCGGTCATGGGCTGCGGCGACCTCATCCCGCCACCCGTCGTGCCGCAGcacgatggcgcggcggcgtacATGGGCGCCATGATGGCGCCCGTGCAGGAGCAGGACAAGCAGCTGGTggtcgacctcgccgccacggcggcggaccAGCTCGCCAGGATGTgccgcgccggcgagccgctGTGGGTGCGGCAGCGTGGCGCGGAGGTGATGGCCGTGGAGGAGCACGCGCGGATGTTCAGCTGGCCGGTGGACGGCGCGAAGcagggagacggcggcgcggtggcgagggCGGAGGGGACGCGTGACAACGCGGTGGTCATCATGAACAGCATCAACTTGGTGGACGCCTTCCTCGATGCG AACAAATGGATGGAGCTGTTCCCGTCGATTGTTTGCAAGGCAAGAACAATCCAGATCATAAACCACGGAGCTGCGTCTGGTCACCTCGGCAGTGGAACTCTCCTCTTG ATGCAAGCAGAGGTGCAGTTCTTGTCGCCTCTGGTGGCGGCGCGCGAGGTGGTGTTCTTCCGTTACTGCGTGCACAACGCCGACGAGGGGAGCTGGGCGATCGTGGATTTCCCGGCGGAAGGGTTTGAGGAGGGGCTCCTCCAAGCCTCGGTGGTcaggtgccggcggcggccgtccggCTGCATCATCCAGGACATGCCCAATGGATACTCCAGG GTGGTGTGGGTGGAGCACATGCAGATGGTCGGGGAGGAGAAGCCGCTGCAGCCGGTGTTCAGGGACTACGTCGCCAGCGGCGCCGCCTTCGGGGCCACGCGCTGGCTCTCCATCCTCCAGCGCCAGTGCGAGCGCCTCGCCAGTGAGCTCGCCCGTAACATCGCCGACCTCGGAG TGATCCGCACCCCTGAGGCAAGAACAAATATGATGAAGCTGTCGCAGCGGATGATCACCACTTTCTGTGCTAACATCAGTGCTTCTGGAACCCAATCTTGGACGGCCCTCTCGGATTCAACCCAGGACACTATCAGGGTTACAACTCGGAAGAACACTGAGCCCGGACAGCCCAGCGGTGTCATCCTCACCGCTGTCTCCACAAGCTGGCTTCCTTTTACCCATCAGCAGGTGTTTGAGCTTCTTGCAGATGAACAACAGCGCTGCCAG CTTGAGATTTTGTCAAACGGCGGCTCCCTTCATGAGGTGGCACATATTGCAAATGGATCACATCCAAGGAATTGCATCTCTCTTCTTCGCATTAAC GCTGCAAGCAACTCGTCACAGAATGTGGAGCTCCTGCTGCAGGAGAGCAGCACCCACCCTGATGGTGGGAGCCTGGTGGTGTTCGCGACGGTGGACGTGGACGCAATTCAGGTGACGATGAGCGGCGAGGATCCTTCCTacatccctctcctccccctggGCTTCGCCATCTTCCCTGCCACCAGCCCATCACCTGCTGCTGCACCCACCATCAGCtcaagcaccaccaccaccactggcaatggcaatggcgaaACCAGTAGCACTCCTCCaagaaacagcagcagcaacaacaacaatgcagATGAGCTGCTGCCTCCCAATGGCTGCCTCCTCACCGTCGGCATGCAGGTGCTGGCCAGCGCCGTACCTTCTGCCAAGCTCAACCTCTCGAGTGTCACTGCGATCAACAGCCTTGTCTGCAACGCCATTCACCAGATCACAGCTGCACTCAAAGGTTCAGCAGGTGGTGCTGGGGGTGAGCCGGCGTCCGATCAGTAG
- the LOC127752826 gene encoding dnaJ homolog subfamily C GRV2, translating to MDFASRHAASAPPPAPDASSPSSPRASSASSASSAAAEEPEYLARYFVVKHSWRGRYRRILCIASSGLVTLDPATLAVTNSYDASYGFDRAAPEGNATEFTLTLRTDARGKFKALRFSSPLRAGILTELHRLRPVHPVLDFPVLHLRRRTHEWAPFKLKVTSVGIELLEGHSGDLRWCLDFRDMDSPAIILLGDSYGKRTAEGGGFVLCPLYGRKSKAFMAASGSTNTLIISYLTKTANSMVGVSLHVDNSQSMTATDFIAKRANEAVGAAETRHGEWSVTRLRPAAHGTASIESLSLGIGPRGGLGDHGDSVSRQLVLTNTSLVERRPENYEAIIVRPLSTVSALVRFAEEPQMFAFEFNDGCPIHVYASTSRDSLLATVLDVLQNQSQCAIPVLPRLTMPGHRIDPPCGVARVHISHHTVDMEAASMHIKHLATVAKEAVVSSDTVPGAKIRLWRRIREFNACIPYTGVPVNIEVPEVVLMALISLLPATPQNLPADAPPLPPPSPKAAATIMGFVACLRRLLTSRSVSAHVMAFPVAVGRIMGLLRNGSEGVAAEAAGLVAMLIGGGPGDTSMLTDTRGESHATYMHAKSVLFSQPVYVPILVNRLRPLSVSPLLSLSIVEVLEAMLCEPHGETTQHATFVELLRQVAGLRRRLFALFAHPAESVRETVSVIMRTIAEEDAIAAESMRDAALKDGALLRHLLNAFFYPAGERRDVSRQLVALWADSYQPALDLLSRILPPGLVAYLHTRSDEDSQNQYDEVPLSRRQKRILQQRRSRGGKSMAVPEQGMPSNNNEGDFFGHTNVGPFGADVHQRHANQYPTAYTPSPGISIDPSQAVPHGFVPEAFYENNHQTGAPQLDSHAYLVDSNGNGDLANSAHSDFSVPAQVVVENTPVGSGRLLCNWYGFWRAFSLDHNRADLIWNERTRQELREALQAEVHSLDVEKERTDDIVPGSSVTEDASDSETLPRISWNYVEFSVSYPSLSKEVCVGQYYLRLLLESGSNYRAQDFPLRDPVAFFRALYHRFLCDADIGLTVDGAVPDELGSSDDWCDLGRLDGFGGGGGSSVRELCSRAMAIVYEQHNKVIGPFDGTAHITVLLDRTDDRALRHRLLLLLKALMNDLSNVEACVLVGGCVLAVDMLTVAHEASERTAIPLQSNLIAATAFMEPLKEWMYIDKDGKQVGPLEKDAIRRLWSKKSIDWTTKCWASGMSDWKRLRDIRELRWALAVKVPVLTPSQIGDAALSILHSMASAHSDLDDAGEIVTPTPRVKHILSSPRCLPHVAQAMLTGEPSIVEAAASLLKAIVTRNPKAMIRLYSTGAFYFALAYPGSNLLSIAQLFSATHTHQAFHGGEEAAVSSSLPLAKRSVLGGLLPESLLYVLERSGPSAFAAAMVSDSDTPEIIWTHKMRAEHLIRQVLQHLGDFPQKLAQHCHSLYDYAPMPPVTYPNLKDEMWCHRYYLRNLCDEIRFPNWPIVEHVEFLQSLLAMWREELTRRPMDLSEEDACKILEISLDDLVLGENGSSKQSSELSSGNLTNNIENIDEEKLKRQYRKLAIKYHPDKNPEGREKFVAVQKAYERLQASMQGLQGPQVWRLLLLLRAQCILYKRYGHVLEPFKYAGYPMLLNAVTVDKDDSNFLSSERAPLLIAASELIWLTCASSSLNGEELIRDGGIPLLATLLSRCMCIVQPTTPANEPAARIVTNIMHTFAVLSQFESGRAEILKFGGLVEDIVHSTELEFVPSAVDAALQTAANISVSSELQSSLLAAGFLWYVLPLLLQYDSTAEENATSEAHGVGARVQIAKNLHAVHATQALSRLCGLGGDGISPSNQSAFDALRALLTPKLADMLRNHPPKELLSNLNANLESPEIIWNSSTRGELLKFVDQQRASQGPDGSYDLTESHCFTYQALSKELNVGNVYLRVYNNQPDYEISDQEGFCIALLKFIAELVQKWNSLSLDENMMHQCGTAIETSVTENGDISGSTNEGKEEDSLEKHNRGVTDGDSEVIMNLRSGLTSLQNLLTSNPGLAAVFASKERLTPLFECLALPVPPESNIPQICLSVLSLLTKHAPCLEAMVAERTSLILLFQILHCNRSCRDGALTVLYSLASTPELAWAAAKHGGVVYILELMLPLEEEIPMQQRAAAASLLGKLVGQPMHGPRVAITLARFLPDGLVSAIRDGPGEAVVSCLEQTTETPELVWTPAMAASLSAQLSTMATDLYQEQMKGRVVDWDVPEQASGQHVMKDEPQVGGIYVRLFLKDPKFPLRNPKRFLEGLLDQYVSSVAATHYEANAVDPELPLLLSAALVSLLRVHPALADHVGYLGYVPKLVSAMAYEGRRDTMASGQTTSRLQAEPSDQENSADSTVQTPQERVRLSCLRVLHQLASSTTCAEAMAATSAGTPQVVPLLMKAIGWQGGSILALETLKRVVGAGNRARDALVAQGLKVGLVEVLLGILDWRAGGRQGLCNQMKWNESEASIGRVLAVEVLHAFATEGAHCAKVREILNSSDVWSAYKDQKHDLFLPSNAQSSAAGVAGLIESSSSRLTYALTAPPPQPALVRLPSTAPALPSAPANPSGRHSYQHS from the exons ATGGACTTCGCCAGCcgccacgccgcctccgccccgccgccggcgcccgacgcgtcttccccttcctcgccccgcgcctcctctgcctcctccgcctcctccgccgccgccgaggagcccGAGTACCTCGCCAGGTACTTCGTCGTCAAGCACTCGTGGAGGGGCAGGTACAGGCGGATCCTCTGCATCGCCTCCTCCGGCCTCGTCACCCTCGACCCGGCCACCCTCGCCGTCACCAACTCCTACGACGCCTCCTACGGCTTCGACCGCGCCGCGCCCGAGGGCAACGCCACCGAGTTCACGCTCACCCTCCGCACCGACGCCCGCGGCAAGTTCAAGGCCCTGCGCTTCTCCTCGCCGCTCCGTGCCGGGATCCTCaccgagctccaccgcctgcgCCCCGTCCACCCCGTCCTCGACTTCCccgtcctccacctccgccgccgcacccacGAGTGGGCGCCCTTC AAACTCAAGGTTACTTCAGTGGGCATTGAGCTCCTTGAAGGACATTCTGGTGATCTGCGCTGGTGCTTGGACTTTAGAGATATGGATTCTCCTGCTATCATTCTCTTGGGGGATAGCTATGGGAAGAGGACTGCTGAAGGAGGAGGTTTTGTGCTATGCCCCCTTTATGGGAGGAAGTCCAAAGCATTTATGGCTGCTTCAGGCAGTACAAACACTCTGATTATATCATATTTG ACAAAAACAGCCAACTCGATGGTTGGAGTATCACTACATGTGGACAATTCACAGTCAATGACAGCTACTGACTTCATAGCAAAGAGAG CAAACGAGGCTGTTGGAGCTGCTGAAACTCGGCATGGAGAATGGTCAGTAACAAGATTGCGTCCTGCTGCACATGGCACTGCTAGCATTGAGAGCTTGAGCTTGGGTATTGGACCAAGGGGGGGACTTGGAGATCATGGTGATTCCGTTTCTCGACAGCTTGTTCTTACAAACACTTCACTTGTCGAAAGACGACCTGAGAATTATGAG gcTATCATTGTTCGACCTCTCTCAACAGTAAGTGCCCTTGTGCGATTTGCAGAAGAACCACAGATGTTTGCATTCGAATTCAATGATGGTTGCCCGATTCAT GTATATGCAAGTACATCCCGTGATAGTTTACTGGCAACAGTTCTTGATGTTTTACAAAACCAG AGCCAGTGTGCCATTCCAGTGCTACCAAGGTTGACCATGCCTGGTCATCGCATAGATCCACCCTGTGGAGTAGCCCGTGTTCACATATCCCATCACACTGTTGATATGGAAGCTGCTAGCATGCACATAAAACATTTAGCTACTGTTGCTAAAGAGGCTGTAGTTTCATCCGACACTGTTCCTGGAGCAAAAATCAGATTGTGGCGTAGAATAAGGGAGTTCAATGCATGCATACCCTATACTGGAGTGCCTGTCAATATTGAAGTACCTGAAGTGGTCCTAATGGCTCTAATTAGTCTTCTCCCAGCTACACCGCAGAACCTTCCTGCTgatgctcctcctcttccacctccaTCACCAAAAGCAGCAGCGACAATAATGGGATTTGTCGCATGCTTACGGAGGCTACTCACATCAAGAAGTGTGTCAGCACACGTGATGGCATTTCCTGTGGCTGTAGGGAGAATAATGGGTTTGCTTAGAAATGGTTCAGAGGGAGTAGCAGCTGAGGCTGCTGGACTTGTGGCTATGCTAATTGGTGGTGGTCCTGGTGATACATCCATGTTAACGGATACAAGGGGAGAATCACATGCTACTTACATGCATGCAAAGTCTGTACTGTTCTCACAACCAGTCTATGTTCCAATCCTTGTTAACAGATTAAGGCCACTATCAGTTTCACCATTACTGTCATTGTCCATTGTGGAAGTCCTTGAAGCTATGCTTTGTGAACCCCATGGTGAAACAACCCAACATGCTACATTTGTTGAGCTACTACGTCAAGTCGCTGGTTTGCGCCGTCGTTTGTTTGCATTATTTGCCCATCCTGCTGAAAGTGTGAGGGAGACTGTTTCTGTTATTATGCGTACAATTGCTGAAGAAGATGCAATAGCAGCAGAGTCCATGCGTGATGCTGCCTTGAAGGATGGTGCTCTTCTGAGGCATTTACTGAATGCTTTCTTCTACCCTGCTGGTGAGCGACGTGATGTTAGTCGGCAGCTTGTTGCTCTCTGGGCTGATTCTTATCAACCTGCACTGGATTTGCTGTCAAGAATACTTCCCCCTGGACTTGTTGCTTATCTTCACACACGATCAGATGAAGATTCTCAGAACCAGTATGATGAAGTACCATTAAGCAGAAGGCAGAAACGGATACTTCAGCAGAGGAGGTCCCGTGGTGGCAAGAGTATGGCTGTACCAGAACAAGGGATGCCCTCAAATAACAATGAAGGGGATTTTTTTGGGCACACCAATGTTGGTCCCTTTGGAGCAGATGTCCATCAGAGGCATGCTAATCAGTACCCTACTGCATATACCCCTTCTCCAGGCATAAGTATTGATCCTTCTCAGGCAGTTCCACATGGTTTTGTACCTGAGGCCTTCTATGAAAATAATCATCAAACTGGGGCACCACAGCTGGATTCACATGCTTATTTAGTGGACTCCAATGGCAATGGTGACCTTGCTAACTCTGCACATTCAGATTTTTCAGTCCCTGCACAGGTTGTGGTGGAAAACACACCTGTTGGATCTGGCAGGCTACTGTGCAACTGGTATGGATTTTGGAGAGCATTCAGTCTTGATCACAATAGAGCAGACTTGATATGGAATGAACGCACTAGACAAGAATTAAGGGAGGCATTGCAAGCTGAAGTTCATAGCCTTGATGTTGAGAAAGAACGAACTGATGACATTGTCCCTGGAAGTTCAGTCACTGAGGATGCCAGTGATAGTGAAACCTTACCACGAATTTCATGGAATTATGTTGAGTTTTCAGTTAGCTACCCTAGCTTGTCCAAAGAAgtctgtgtgggccaatactaTCTGCGCCTTCTTCTTGAAAGTGGAAGCAATTACCGAGCACAGGATTTCCCACTGCGTGATCCTGTTGCCTTTTTTAGAGCTCTGTATCACCGCTTCTTGTGCGATGCAGACATTGGTCTTACTGTGGATGGTGCAGTCCCTGATGAACTGGGTTCATCTGATGATTGGTGTGACTTGGGAAGATTGGATGGTTTTGGTGGGGGAGGAGGTTCTTCTGTAAGAGAACTTTGTTCAAGGGCAATGGCTATAGTTTATGAACAACATAACAAAGTTATTGGACCTTTTGATGGCACAGCACATATTACTGTTCTCTTGGACAGAACAGATGATAGGGCATTAAGACATCGCTTGCTACTACTGTTAAAG GCCTTGATGAACGACCTTTCAAATGTTGAAGCATGTGTTTTGGTTGGAGGATGTGTTTTGGCTGTTGATATGTTAACTGTCGCTCATGAAGCATCTGAGCGGACAGCTATTCCTTTGCAGTCTAACCTGATCGCGGCAACTGCATTTATGGAACCTCTGAAAGAGTGGATGTATATTGACAAAGACGGTAAACAAGTTGGCCCTCTAGAAAAGGATGCTATCAGAAGGCTATGGTCAAAGAAGTCAATTGATTGGACCACCAAATGTTGGGCTTCTGGTATGTCTGACTGGAAAAGATTACGTGATATCCGGGAACTCCGTTGGGCACTTGCTGTTAAAGTGCCTGTTCTTACTCCTAGTCAG ATTGGGGATGCTGCATTGTCTATATTACACAGTATGGCATCTGCACATTCTGATCTTGATGATGCAGGAGAGATAGTGACACCAACTCCTAGGGTGAAACATATATTGTCAAGTCCAAGATGCCTTCCTCATGTTGCTCAG GCTATGCTTACTGGGGAACCAAGCATTGTTGAAGCAGCTGCCTCATTACTTAAGGCTATTGTCACAAGAAACCCCAAAGCTATGATTCGACTATATAGTACCGGTGCCTTTTACTTTGCATTGGCATATCCCGGTTCAAATCTCCTATCGATCGCACAACTCTTTTCAGCCACACATACTCATCAGGCATTTCATGGTGGTGAAGAGGCAGCAGTATCTTCATCATTGCCTTTGGCAAAGCGCAGTGTACTAGGTGGACTGCTCCCAGAATCATTGTTGTATGTCTTAGAACGCAGTGGACCTTCAGCTTTTGCTGCCGCAATGGTGTCTGATTCTGACACGCCAGAGATTATATGGACCCACAAGATGCGGGCGGAGCATCTAATTCGTCAG GTCCTGCAGCATCTCGGTGACTTTCCTCAGAAATTGGCTCAACATTGTCATTCATTGTATGATTATGCTCCTATGCCACCTGTGACCTACCCGAATCTGAAAGATGAGATGTGGTGCCACCGATACTACCTCCGGAACCTATGTGACGAGATTAGGTTTCCTAACTGGCCCATTGTTGAACATGTAGAGTTTTTGCAGTCATTGTTGGCAATGTGGCGTGAAGAGTTAACTCGTCGCCCAATGGATCTATCTGAAGAAGATGCTTGTAAGATACTGGAGATCTCTCTTGATGATCTTGTCCTTGGTGAGAACGGCAGTAGCAAGCAGTCATCTGAGTTAAGTTCGGGCAATTTGACAAACAACATTGAAAACATTGACGAAGAGAAGCTTAAGCGCCAATACCGTAAGCTGGCAATAAAATACCATCCAGATAAGAATCCTGAGGGAAGAGAAAAGTTTGTTGCTGTGCAAAAGGCTTACGAACGATTGCAG GCAAGTATGCAGGGACTGCAGGGACCACAAGTTTGGAGGCTGCTACTCTTACTCAGGGCACAGTGCATCTTGTACAAGAGATATGGACATGTCTTGGAACCATTCAAGTATGCTGGTTATCCAATGTTGCTAAATGCAGTCACTGTAGATAAGGATGATAGCAATTTTCTTTCGTCTGAGAGAGCCCCTCTTTTGATAGCTGCTTCAGAGCTAATTTGGCTGAC ATGCGCATCATCTTCATTAAATGGCGAAGAGCTTATACGGGATGGTGGTATCCCATTGTTGGCAACACTTCTTTCTCGTTGCATGTGCATTGTTCAGCCCACAACCCCAGCAAATGAACCGGCAGCAAGAATAGTCACCAACATAATGCATACATTTGCGGTTCTCAGCCAGTTTGAGTCAGGAAGGGCTGAGATTCTTAAGTTTGGTGGCCTTGTTGAGGATATTGTGCACAGTACAGAACTTGAATTTGTTCCATCGGCTGTGGATGCTGCACTGCAAACAGCTGCTAATATATCAGTGTCATCAGAATTGCAAAGTTCTCTGCTCGCGGCTGGATTTTTATG GTATGTGTTGCCTCTATTGCTTCAGTACGATTCAACAGCAGAAGAGAATGCAACAAGTGAAGCACATGGTGTTGGTGCAAGGGTGCAGATTGCTAAAAATCTGCATGCTGTACATGCAACTCAGGCTCTGTCAAGGCTTTGTGGTCTTGGTGGTGATGGAATAAGCCCATCTAATCAATCTGCTTTTGATGCACTAAGAGCGCTTCTTACTCCGAAGCTTGCTGATATGCTGAGAAACCACCCACCTAAAGAACTGTTGTCAAATCTGAATGCAAATTTGGAGTCACCAGAG ATCATATGGAATTCTTCCACCAGAGGTGAGCTCCTCAAATTTGTAGACCAGCAGCGTGCTAGCCAAGGACCTGATGGTTCATATGATTTGACGGAATCACATTGTTTCACATACCAAGCTTTATCAAAAGAACTGAATGTTGGTAATGTGTACTTGAGAGTTTACAACAACCAACCAGATTATGAAATAAGTGACCAGGAAGGTTTTTGCATCGCGCTGCTTAAATTTATAGCAGAGCTAGTACAGAAGTGGAATTCATTAAGTTTGGATGAAAATATGATGCATCAATGTGGTACAGCTATTGAGACATCAGTCACTGAAAATGGTGATATCAGTGGTTCAACGAAtgaaggaaaagaagaagattCATTGGAAAAACACAATAGAGGAGTAACAGATGGAGATTCTGAAGTGATTATGAACCTCCGAAGTGGGCTAACATCACTACAG AATCTTCTAACCAGTAATCCAGGATTGGCTGCTGTTTTTGCTTCCAAGGAACGGTTGACACCTCTTTTTGAATGTCTTGCGCTACCTGTTCCTCCTGAAAGCAACATCCCACAAATTTGCCTAAGCGTTCTTTCTCTCCTGACGAAGCATGCGCCTTGTTTGGAAGCCATGGTTGCAGAAAGAACAAGTCTCATTTTGCTTTTCCAGATACTGCACTGCAATCGTTCTTGCAGGGATGGAGCCCTTACTGTCCTCTATTCTTTAGCCAGCACACCGGAGCTGGCCTGGGCTGCTGCCAAGCATGGTGGTGTAGTGTACATTCTAGAACTTATGTTACCACTTGAAG AGGAAATCCCTATGCAGCAAAGAGCTGCAGCTGCATCATTATTGGGCAAACTTGTTGGGCAGCCAATGCATGGTCCCAGGGTGGCAATCACACTTGCTAGATTCTTACCTGATGGTTTGGTTTCTGCAATTAGAGATGGGCCTGGTGAAGCTGTTGTTTCATGTCTTGAACAGACCACAGAAACCCCTGAACTTGTATGGACACCCGCAATGGCAGCTTCTCTTTCTGCGCAGTTGTCAACCATGGCCACAGACCTCTACCAAGAGCAGATGAAAGGGCGTGTTGTTGATTGGGATGTGCCTGAACAAGCATCTGGCCAGCATGTAATGAAGGATGAGCCACAG GTTGGAGGTATTTATGTGAGACTCTTCCTAAAGGATCCCAAGTTTCCATTGAGAAACCCTAAAAGGTTCCTAGAAGGGCTGCTAGATCAGTATGTCTCATCAGTTGCTGCCACACACTATGAGGCGAATGCTGTTGATCCGGAGCTTCCGTTGCTGCTTTCTGCTGCATTGGTTTCATTGTTGCGTGTTCATCCAGCCCTTGCAGACCATGTTGGTTACCTAGGTTATGTTCCAAAGCTGGTTTCAGCTATGGCATATGAGGGTAGACGGGACACTATGGCATCCGGACAAACCACAAGTAGGTTGCAAGCGGAACCTAGCGATCAAGAGAACTC